The following DNA comes from Sander lucioperca isolate FBNREF2018 chromosome 2, SLUC_FBN_1.2, whole genome shotgun sequence.
TGTCAAACAGCGGCTGTCAGATGTTTTGCATTTTACACTATGTAAACCTACCTCTGCTCAGGTATGTGCCAGTTTAcctaacacatttaaaaaatgatctAATTACTTAATGTGATCTCACACTCGCAGCCTGTTAAAGTGAGATGAATGGAATTCCAATGCTGTGGGTGACGCTCTTCTGATGGTGAGCGTCACCATAATGATTAGACAGAGATTTACTGAGGGAATGGAGGATCTGTATTGAGTTGGCAGCATCAGACACCTGCTTTGTTTGCATGACCATAACTCATCCACCTGTGTGGTTGTAAACTCTCTTACTCTCTTACGTACCTGAAACCTCCAGGAGAATTTTTaaaccagaaaaaaacaactcctCCTACACCAttagtccatccatccatcttcgtcctcGTCACACCATCAGTCATATGTTTAAATAGTTTAATGCACACATAAGACACACATaagacacagaaatacacaaaaaTATCTCCTTATGGTAACTTAGACAAAAGTTGACTTGCCAGTAAAAAGCTTGGAAGGTGTCTGGTTCCAAATATTGGTATAAGTATGTAGCTACCTAAGATATATAAATGCCtagaatatatgtatttttctaattttacttttactttaattgAGAACAGATAGTAGCAACACATATTCACAGTTCAATATACAGGCTTACCCCATTCCCACAGCTACAAGTGTCATTAAACGTGTTTGTTTGGACAGGCAGCGTGCTTTTGAGGAATAATGACAGGGAGTGCGATGCTGAGTGACAATCAAAGGTGGAAAAAAGACCTGGCTGGTTGCATTTCCTCTTGTGTCACATTTCTGGGTGATAACACCACACAAAAGTAGAGCATAGGGCAGCAGCAGGCCTAAtctgtgtgtttcctgtgtatGCCGTCACCATTGGGAGTTTTTGAAAAACCTTACACTGTGTATGTAGAAGTCATATATTTTGGTTAGATCCGTGTTGTATGTAAAATAATATACACCTCCTAACCAGTTTTTGGTTTTTAAAGACTTCAACCTTTTGAATTGGGTTTGGCTAATCAAACACTCGTCTTTCACTTACCCTTAAGCTACTTTCTTTATATATTGTGCAGTATACAAACATGTTATGCCAAATTGATAAGCACTGAACTATATTTAATCCGCAAAACCACCTACTAGTCTGAAAAAAGGGTATTCCTCTGATGATAACTTATTGAAAACCCTTACTATAGAATGTGTCATAAAACAGCACTCATCATAATAACCAATATATTGACACCAAGTGGATATGTTGTGTAACTGCAATTAATACCTACtttcttttgtctgttttcttttttatttaagtttCCAGTAAGCATTGAATAGTATAAAGATGGAGATGTAGAATTAAATATATAAGAAACTCAACAAAATGTATACATATTTACCTATATACATATGCATACATATGTGTgcgtataaatatatataaattattttaaaaaatcatGCAGTTAGGTCTTAGGTTAAATCTTGCTACTGTAGCACATGTTTGGCTTCACATATAGTCAAACATATAAAGCAATAACCTTTCAACATGTTCCAAAAAACGGAAGTAAAAATGCAATCAAATTTAGCAGCAAAAATACTTTATATTTTCTAACCTCCTAAAATACAATGCATCTTGAATCCAATGAGTGTGAGATGAGGTTTAGAATTCTTCCTATCAAGCAACATCAAGCGTTTTGAGATAAAGGTCAGGGAAGCAATAAAATCCTGTATTTTGGTATACCTGTTGCCCCACAGAGGACCCCAAAATTGGAACTCTCACCACCTTAATTCAACTACTGGCTTGATTGCTGCAGCTCAGTGAAACACTTTGGGAATGTTCAGGACACACACTGAACCCTGTTACGATATTTTAATCTTAGGAAGGAAGGCAGCTGTCATCACAAATCTGGCATAGTTGTCTGCACTGCTGGCTTTTGATGCCTTTGCTCCTTAACTTAGAAAATGTAAATTGTGTCATAAAGCTATACCTCTCTATACTGTTTTATCATTCTGGAGGGATTTATATCACAAAGAGTCTAGACAGCATCTTTTTGCTGGTTGAGTGCCACTACATAGCAGACAAATAGACACCCTCTTCATTTTAGTGGCACCCATTCACCTTTGAGACTAATATTCAATGCctatcgagctgcttcgtagggcgggccTTTCCTAGAAGTgacgtgggttccataataacgcgtcaGGGCAGCTATCATAAGAACACTCTGCCCCCAAGGGCACCAGTAAATAGTTTCAGTCAAACATGCCTTATTTGTTCATgatttaaatgcattttatttggaGACTAGCTTTTATTTGGAGACTAGCACTTTCTCTTTTTAAGGTACAGctctgagttcaatgacaatATCTTAAAAAGGCCAAGAATTTAAATGATATGTTATTGAGACTGCACACAATAAAGAGGGGCATGGACTGCCAAACATCCAGAAATGTTTGTGGGATCATTCTGCTCTTTCTGTCCTATATGTGGCTTAAGAGGAGGGGCTGTTTTCTCAGGACCTTTACCAGAGGGCTGGCTCCTCTGCCTACAGGAtgagaagaaaggaaagaaatggAAAATGGGGAAGGCTGAGTTGGGGTTTTGAAAGACCTTTTCCAGCCCTTTTTCTCTTTCAATTTATAggtcctccacacacacacaggcactgacacacacacacacacacacacacacacacacacacacacacacacacacacacacacacacacacatagacgaCAGAGGGCAGAAGGCAAAATCAGGATGTGACATCATCCACAGGAAAAGAAGccaaacaactttttttctctttactcTGTTGTCTCTGCTGCTGAGTGAAGTTGGAGCCTCTCGGTCTGTTAGTGCccggcagagagggagaggatcCAGAGGAGCTAGAGGGGGGCAGAGCTGCCGGAGCTTTCCTGCACAGGGAGTTTAAAGAGAAGGGCTCCGGAGCCTGAATCCTCCCTGAACTTCCCACAACTTCCCACCACATTCCTCTGCTGTAGGATTTCATCCAGGTACAGTGCAGACTGCTTTTTCCATTGTGTAATCTCTTGTTTTTGACCTCCCTCTTCCTTTGTTTCTGGTTACTTGCAGtgccttctttttttctttctcatttaTGTGTCTGGTCTTGAGCCGACTTGTGTTAGCCTGCAGTGTGGAGGCCAATTCCAGAAAAAATGTGAAAGCATGCCAACAGTGCGTAATCAGACAGGCTTTAGTCTGAGGCTGTTGAGGCACGCTGGGAGACTTAAAGTGATCAAAATTTTATGTCACTCGGTCCCACATGCAGTCTCTTTACTGTTACTGTCTACCATTACTGTCTTCAGTACAAAAAGTGTCCAAGTTTAATGTTTAGCTGGAACTGTTTCTCCCTGAATGGAGTATACTGAATGACACACTTGTAACTATGATCCTTCCTCAGAAGCCCTTTTGTTATGGACAAATTAGGAGCTATCTCATGACCACGTATTCATGCTCCCCCAGTGGTGTGTGGTGATCAGGCAGACTGTGAAAGCTAGTGGAAAGAAAAAGTACCCTTCTCATATTTCAAATGCTGTTTGCATTTGAAATCATCAATGTTTCAGTGTGAATAAGAGCAAACAGAACCCAGTGTGAGGAGTCTGTGGATTGTGAGTCTTCTGAAACGAGGGCAACAGAAGTTCACAACAAACCACCGTATCATAACATGGTCCATAACATGAGCACACATGATTATGCAGAGACTGAAACTTCTGCTAATCTGAGTCACAGAGAAACAACCACAGGAAACGTTGAGGCAGTCAGTACAAAATCGGACACAAATGCGGACATAGTATCATGTTGCAACCGCAGTTACTAAAATGTGACTGCAGTGTCAAATCTGCAAAATCAACATATGCTACAGTCTTCCAAATTGCTGAATGGAAACACACAACTCAGAGGAGTGtaacacaataaaatgtaacCCTTTCTATTATGTGAAGTACTTGGACTGCCCACATTATTTTCCTATAATGACCTACTTACTGTAGTTAATATTCAAATGAGgacattatgttttattatcatAACAATAAAGGCTTTGGATCACATAACCAGCCCTTCAGCGAGGGCATGCTCCTGATCAGTGTGCATTATCAGCCAGATGGTTAATAGCtataagaaagaaaaacaaatcacttGTCAATAATGTATTGGTTGTGTTACATATATCTTAGGACTAATTTCCCAGAAGGGGGAACTGACACTGTGTTTTTCATCGGTTGTCatgttgtgtattttttcttcttttttacaaCAAACTTACTTTGTCATAGCATCTACCTTTATACCTCATAGTTCTAAATGAGGCTCGAGGCAAAGCGATCATTGTGCTGTGGACATTTTCTGTCAGAAACTAGAAACTCTCTCTAGAAATGGTTAATCTTTAGTGAGTCGCAGCATGCCATTCATTTTCTCAATTATGTTCAACTCTAGTGGCCTGAATTTGGCCACAACCTACTGAAACTGTTGCTATTTTTTATTCATGGGAGCCACTGAAAATCTTGGTCATCTTGGTTGCACAGAGCAGTAGAGgcaaaaatgtcacatttgGGATGAACTCACTGGTTTTCCCTTAgttggggtggtgggggggtaCAATTTTCTATGCAGTATGTACATGAGTCATTTTAATGATGTAGTTCTTGAAAATGTTTGGCTTGTGAATTTTGATGTCATGCCTACTTCACGGTTTATATGACTCCTTTATAAACAATTTCACAATGATATGTACAGTTTGTAGTTATACCTTTTGATGTTTTGGTCATACGCAATTTTTGGCCATTCTGGCCTAAAGCAGTGGATTGACAGGCAGTGAATTAGGCCTCTgacttctcttcttcttcttcttcttcttcttcttcttcttcttcacagaAACAAGAGGTCCCTGCAATCTTTACATGACAGACGCTGACCCCCTGTGACCTGATTTCCGAGCTGAAACCATCCTGTTTCTATCGCTCAGGAAGGTGACACTTTATCAAACGCAAAACTAATTATTATTCTGGAGAGCGTATTCTCCCCTTATCTCAGGTGAAGCGGCTGAGCCAATGGCGTTGTGTCTTGGACAAGTGTTCAGCAAAGACAAAACATTCAGGCCGAGAAAGCGGTTTGAACCGGGCACGCAGCGCTTTGAACTTTACAAGAAGGCCCAGGCCTCGCTCAAGTCCGGCTTGGACCTGAGGAAAGTGGTGCAGCTGCCGGAGGGAGAGAACATCAACGACTGGATTGCGGTCCATGTGGTGGATTTCTTCAACAGGATCAACTTGATCTACGGCACGGTGAGCGAGTACTGCTCCGAGCGCACGTGTCCCATCATGTCTGGGGGGCTGAGGTACGAGTACAGGTGGCAGGACGGTGACGACTACAAGAAACCCACCAAGCTGCCCGCTCTTAAGTACATGAACCTGCTGATGGACTGGATAGAGTCGCTCATCAATAATGAGGACATCTTCCCCACCAGAGTAGGTGTGTGAGGAGTCTACAAATGAAGGCATCAGAACTATTATTGAGTGTGTAACCTAATACATGATTGATTGCTGCTTGCACTGACGTTGTGCTGCATCAATGCTGAAGTGTCAGCCTGGTGGTGCAATGCTGTTCCCCTTCATTAATATCTCAAATGGGATGATAACATTCCAGCAGAGGTTAATTAAACAATGAGGTTGACATTTAGGGGAGATTGAAtgggtgatggtggtggtattTTATCTCAGCACCAGATTTGACAGTCAACATTTATTAGAGGAGAGAATCAGGGGCCTCTCTGTGTGGATTTTGCAAGAGTGTCCTCTGGGAGCGCTGCTTGCCGACATGCAGGTCAGGT
Coding sequences within:
- the mob3c gene encoding MOB kinase activator 3C, giving the protein MALCLGQVFSKDKTFRPRKRFEPGTQRFELYKKAQASLKSGLDLRKVVQLPEGENINDWIAVHVVDFFNRINLIYGTVSEYCSERTCPIMSGGLRYEYRWQDGDDYKKPTKLPALKYMNLLMDWIESLINNEDIFPTRVGVPFPKNFQQVCKKILSRLFRVFVHVYIHHFDSICSMGAEAHINTCYKHYYYFISEFNLIDHSELEPLKEMTEKICN